A DNA window from Nitrososphaerota archaeon contains the following coding sequences:
- a CDS encoding MBL fold metallo-hydrolase, which translates to MDRIYSTKLADRVYMLDTYALGQPKTVAAYVIKGPKVALVDCGYASSYESVLEGLAEIGVAPSDVRYLIPTHVHLDHSGAAGRLLRDMPNAEVIAHQKAVPHLVDPTKLMESATKVFGEVIMQLYGAPEPIQMGRITAVDTEAHLDLGDGMTATLVHSPGHAPHQISVMLDESKDLLTADAVGIVYPELSTVIPTTPPPSFDPDRLVSSVRSLELMGPVRLLTPHFGPRSDVAYVFENTKEKVMRWVRDVGDMRGRGASVDDAAVAMELRVSAETGVKDLPIYVKVSIRTSVMGIMQYLNRKT; encoded by the coding sequence GTGGACAGAATCTACTCCACCAAGCTCGCCGACCGAGTCTACATGCTGGACACCTACGCGCTCGGCCAGCCGAAGACTGTCGCCGCCTACGTCATCAAGGGCCCGAAGGTCGCCCTGGTCGACTGCGGCTACGCTTCGTCCTATGAGAGTGTGCTCGAGGGACTGGCAGAGATCGGGGTCGCGCCGTCGGATGTGCGGTACCTAATCCCTACGCACGTGCATCTGGACCATTCTGGCGCAGCGGGGCGCCTGCTCAGGGACATGCCGAACGCAGAGGTCATAGCTCATCAAAAGGCCGTCCCCCACCTTGTCGACCCAACGAAACTGATGGAGAGTGCAACGAAGGTCTTTGGCGAGGTGATCATGCAGCTCTACGGTGCGCCCGAGCCAATCCAGATGGGGAGGATCACGGCGGTCGACACGGAGGCCCACCTGGACCTGGGAGATGGGATGACTGCGACCCTGGTCCACAGCCCCGGCCATGCTCCCCATCAGATTTCGGTGATGCTGGATGAGAGCAAGGACCTACTGACGGCGGACGCGGTCGGCATAGTCTATCCTGAGCTGAGCACCGTGATTCCGACGACCCCTCCCCCGAGCTTCGACCCAGACCGGCTCGTATCGAGTGTGAGGTCCCTAGAGCTGATGGGCCCGGTCAGGCTTCTGACCCCTCACTTCGGACCCAGGTCGGACGTGGCCTATGTTTTCGAGAACACCAAGGAGAAGGTGATGCGGTGGGTGAGGGATGTGGGGGACATGAGAGGAAGGGGCGCGAGCGTCGACGACGCGGCGGTAGCCATGGAACTGAGGGTCTCGGCGGAGACCGGCGTAAAGGACCTGCCGATCTACGTGAAGGTCTCAATCAGGACCTCCGTGATGGGGATCATGCAGTATCTTAACAGGAAAACTTGA
- a CDS encoding extradiol ring-cleavage dioxygenase, with product MPVVYACIAPHGGETIPSLAGESLRLFAPTREGMRTLARGMTASAPDTLVIATPHNLRLQKHIGVVISENTSGRLAEGKAEVKLRAKCDLELGRALIDQAEAMGLPVAGANYGGLEGPSSDLAMDWGTLVPLWFFLKGRRRKSRVLIVTPSRGIPLKQNFDFGRAVAEVAAETTKRIAFVASSDQAHAHREDGPYGFSPRAEEYDRKVVEAVRRNRLDSILDFDPSLIEAAKPDSFWQMAMLAGVLSMVPMDGRVVSYQVPTYYGMLCARFSRRPSPGDRAPSA from the coding sequence ATGCCCGTCGTCTACGCTTGCATAGCGCCGCACGGGGGGGAGACTATCCCTTCCCTGGCCGGGGAGTCCCTCAGGTTATTCGCGCCAACGAGGGAGGGGATGAGGACCCTTGCGCGGGGGATGACCGCGTCGGCTCCAGACACCCTAGTCATAGCAACCCCGCACAACCTGCGGCTCCAGAAGCACATCGGGGTGGTGATCTCCGAGAACACCTCAGGGAGGCTGGCGGAGGGCAAGGCAGAAGTCAAGCTCAGGGCGAAGTGCGACCTCGAGCTTGGAAGGGCGTTGATTGACCAGGCCGAGGCCATGGGGCTCCCCGTGGCAGGCGCAAACTACGGCGGTCTCGAAGGCCCGTCATCAGACCTTGCCATGGACTGGGGAACATTGGTCCCTCTCTGGTTCTTCTTGAAGGGACGGAGACGCAAGAGTAGGGTCCTGATCGTCACCCCTTCGAGAGGGATACCCTTGAAGCAGAACTTCGACTTCGGGAGAGCGGTGGCCGAGGTCGCGGCTGAGACTACGAAGCGCATAGCCTTCGTGGCGAGTTCGGACCAGGCCCACGCTCATAGAGAGGACGGGCCCTACGGGTTCAGTCCGCGGGCCGAGGAATACGACCGGAAGGTGGTCGAGGCGGTCCGCCGGAATAGGCTGGATTCGATTCTGGACTTCGACCCGAGCCTCATCGAGGCAGCGAAACCTGACAGCTTTTGGCAAATGGCCATGCTTGCTGGGGTCCTGTCGATGGTCCCGATGGATGGCAGGGTCGTGTCCTACCAGGTCCCGACCTACTATGGGATGCTCTGTGCGAGGTTTTCGAGGCGCCCAAGTCCTGGGGACAGGGCGCCTAGCGCTTGA
- a CDS encoding HAD family hydrolase, giving the protein MRTKAVFFDLGGTLLVMRRDRVFRSVLAEAGMEVGLEQIHTAYLKVESWWLSTYGNRKMNPEQTDRAYRDLDAKVFLDLFPKGAPEKSERIARLAGERWPELEKTIPLELYSDALPLLERLSKDGYIMALVSNAPPDTGRAVDALGLPRYLRTVIISGVVGYSKPHPEIFRIALRQSGVQPEETIHVGDLYESDVVGARNAGIDGILIDREGTQTGVDCPRIGSLAEVYDHLKR; this is encoded by the coding sequence ATGAGGACAAAGGCAGTCTTCTTCGACCTTGGAGGCACCCTTCTCGTCATGCGGAGAGACAGGGTGTTCAGGAGCGTCCTCGCCGAGGCAGGCATGGAGGTTGGCCTCGAGCAAATCCATACCGCCTACCTCAAGGTCGAGTCATGGTGGCTTTCGACCTATGGCAACAGGAAGATGAACCCTGAGCAGACCGACAGGGCCTACAGGGACCTGGACGCGAAGGTCTTCCTGGACCTCTTCCCCAAGGGGGCTCCGGAAAAGTCGGAGCGGATAGCGAGGCTAGCGGGCGAAAGGTGGCCGGAGCTCGAGAAGACGATCCCCCTGGAGCTGTACTCCGACGCGCTGCCTCTGTTGGAGAGGCTCTCCAAGGACGGCTACATCATGGCGCTCGTCTCCAACGCTCCCCCCGACACGGGCAGGGCCGTCGACGCGCTAGGGCTTCCACGCTACCTCAGGACCGTTATCATATCCGGGGTCGTCGGCTATTCGAAGCCGCACCCCGAGATTTTCCGGATAGCACTGCGCCAGTCGGGCGTACAGCCCGAAGAGACCATTCACGTCGGCGACCTCTACGAATCCGACGTGGTTGGTGCGCGGAACGCAGGAATCGACGGAATCCTAATCGACAGGGAAGGTACCCAGACTGGGGTGGACTGCCCAAGAATCGGGTCCTTGGCCGAAGTCTACGACCACCTCAAGCGCTAG
- a CDS encoding DUF1634 domain-containing protein, whose amino-acid sequence MSSRGTTLQVGISWILRAGVGLSLVLETAGILLSYQQTGDSSLTVPSAAWLAKGGNFFGFALNSLTSVFSGANPAGIASLGVAVLMLTPYARIIAALVYYLIERDWKYVGITSIVFSVITLGLLFL is encoded by the coding sequence TTGAGTTCGCGAGGAACGACCCTCCAGGTCGGAATAAGCTGGATTCTGCGAGCAGGAGTCGGCCTCAGCCTCGTCCTCGAAACCGCGGGAATCCTGCTCAGCTACCAGCAGACAGGCGACTCGTCTCTGACCGTCCCATCGGCAGCATGGCTCGCGAAGGGTGGAAACTTCTTCGGCTTCGCATTGAATAGCCTCACCTCGGTCTTCTCCGGCGCAAACCCCGCCGGAATCGCATCCCTCGGCGTGGCCGTCCTAATGCTGACGCCATATGCCCGGATAATTGCGGCACTGGTGTACTACCTCATCGAGCGTGACTGGAAGTACGTCGGCATCACTTCCATCGTCTTCTCTGTGATCACCCTCGGCCTCCTCTTCCTCTAG
- a CDS encoding sulfite exporter TauE/SafE family protein → MIGILEALVFAVFAGLVGSIVGIGGSLILTPVLVFFGVPIQYAIGASMVAIVATSSGSASSYVRDGLSNIRAAFYLEIFTAVGAIIGAVVTSYLVNGQTRYLYFFFAAFLLTSFYGIFSRKGGRAVAVQPDSLARSLKLEGTYFDKQSGTQVTYSLTRPLLAAPGMVVAGIAAGMLGIGAGAFKTSVQEIVMGMPTKVASATSNFIIGMTALAGASVYIWSGLVYVNLAAVLAIGTTIGSFGGARVLPRMTNRSVRLLFMVVLVILIVEMLFKGVSA, encoded by the coding sequence TTGATAGGAATACTCGAGGCCCTCGTCTTCGCAGTCTTCGCAGGCCTCGTGGGCTCCATAGTCGGGATCGGCGGCTCTCTGATCCTTACGCCGGTCCTGGTCTTCTTCGGGGTCCCGATTCAATATGCCATCGGCGCAAGCATGGTCGCCATAGTCGCGACCTCGAGCGGCTCGGCGTCGTCCTACGTCAGGGATGGCCTCTCCAACATCAGGGCCGCCTTCTACCTCGAGATCTTCACTGCGGTGGGCGCCATCATCGGCGCAGTGGTAACCAGCTACCTAGTCAACGGCCAGACGCGCTACCTCTACTTCTTCTTCGCCGCTTTCCTCCTCACGTCCTTCTACGGGATTTTCAGCAGGAAAGGAGGACGGGCCGTCGCCGTCCAGCCCGACAGTCTTGCGAGGTCCCTGAAGCTCGAAGGGACCTACTTCGACAAGCAGAGCGGAACCCAGGTTACCTATTCGCTGACTCGACCTCTCTTGGCGGCCCCCGGTATGGTCGTCGCAGGGATAGCAGCTGGGATGCTCGGAATCGGTGCCGGGGCCTTCAAGACTTCGGTCCAGGAGATCGTGATGGGAATGCCCACCAAGGTGGCCTCGGCGACCAGCAATTTCATAATCGGCATGACCGCCCTTGCAGGTGCTTCGGTGTACATCTGGTCAGGCCTGGTCTACGTGAACCTCGCGGCCGTCCTGGCAATCGGGACGACGATTGGTTCGTTCGGCGGGGCGCGAGTCCTCCCGAGGATGACCAACAGATCGGTCCGTCTGCTGTTCATGGTGGTGCTGGTCATCCTGATCGTCGAAATGCTCTTCAAGGGGGTGTCGGCCTGA